Proteins found in one Primulina eburnea isolate SZY01 chromosome 16, ASM2296580v1, whole genome shotgun sequence genomic segment:
- the LOC140817226 gene encoding protein LPA2 codes for MALMFHYSSSLFTNKPHLLHKPDLNPTKFSVKSLQDSSTEEDTSNPSSKNPGNSSSGRGFGSSTSASASADVPVKKQQLKGKRDVIRRDPGEKPSFSSPEQAGKVEGLTKNESAFLLAWLGLGAIILIEGIALAASGFLPEAWDDFFVKYLYPSFTPTVFLFVAGTVSYGVLKSLQNEKSSNED; via the exons ATGGCGCTAATGTTCCACTACTCCTCATCTTTATTCACAAATAAACCGCATCTCCTCCACAAACCAGACCTTAATCCCACCAAATTTTCCGTCAAATCTCTGCAAGATTCTTCCACAGAAGAAGATACTTCGAACCCATCTTCCAAAAATCCCGGGAACTCGTCTTCTGGAAGGGGATTCGGCTCCTCGACTTCTGCTTCTGCTTCTGCAGATGTTCCGGTTAAGAAGCAGCAGCTGAAGGGGAAAAGAGACGTTATCCGCCGAGATCCGGGGGAAAAACCGAGCTTCTCGTCGCCGGAGCAGGCGGGTAAAGTTGAGGGACTGACGAAGAACGAGAGTGCTTTTTTACTTGCTTGGTTGGGCCTCGGCGCGATAATTCTTATTGAAGGCATTGCTCTTGCTGCCTCAG GTTTTCTACCCGAAGCATGGGATGACTTCTTTGTCAAGTATTTATATCCATCTTTCACCCCAACTGTCTTCTTGTTTGTTGCCGGAACAGTCTCATATGGAGTTTTAAAGTCTTTGCAGAACGAAAAATCTTCAAACGAAGACTGA
- the LOC140817062 gene encoding uncharacterized protein, whose amino-acid sequence MAFYVVCLLLLLAMVGFSDATYCLCNTGSSNTVLQQNIDYACGNGADCSAILPNGACFLPNTIRDHCNYAVNSYYQRKGQITGSCDFKGSATVSQTPPSNLAAGCVYQSSPSNGNSTAPPFSPGGTPPNSPPGSGSFSPPGSGSFSPPGSFVPPSGFDNGSDARLLSRSIAYIYTCLFLGRFLDLWLGMAKDLKGSWLTRNCFFLLFILVDTQLLYTFSLVIIIIIIIIIIIIISNNLMKIATTCRRFMLLCPTLIR is encoded by the exons ATGGCTTTTTATGTGGTGTGTTTGTTGCTTCTTTTAGCCATGGTTGGTTTTtcag ATGCAACTTATTGCCTATGTAATACTGGATCCAGCAACACAGTTCTTCAGCAAAACATAGATTATGCTTGTGGAAATGGAGCTGATTGTTCAGCAATCCTCCCAAATGGAGCTTGTTTTCTCCCAAACACAATCAGAGATCACTGTAATTATGCAGTGAACAGTTATTATCAGAGAAAGGGGCAAATAACTGGGAGCTGTGATTTTAAGGGCAGTGCCACGGTCTCTCAAACTCCTCCTTCTA ATTTAGCTGCAGGATGTGTGTATCAATCTAGTCCCAG TAATGGAAACAGCACAGCTCCACCATTCAGCCCCGGAGGAACACCTCCAAACTCCCCACCGGGTTCTGGCTCATTCAGCCCACCAGGTTCTGGCTCATTCTCCCCACCAGGCTCGTTTGTACCTCCAAGCGGTTTTGACAATGGTTCTGATGCGAGGCTATTATCTCGAAGCATTGCCTACATCTATACTTGCTTGTTTCTCGGTAGATTTCTTGATTTATGGCTTGGTATGGCAAAGGATTTGAAGGGATCGTGGCTTACAaggaattgtttttttttattatttattttagtcGATACACAATTATTATACACCTTTTCAttggttattattattattattattattattattattattattatttcaaataatttaatgaaaattgcGACCACATGTCGAAGATTCATGCTTTTGTGTCCAACTCTCATACGCTGA